Within Alteribacter lacisalsi, the genomic segment AAGCTCTTCTGCCTGGCAAAAGCGGTTGCCGTTTCAAGAAATTCAAGGAGAAAAACGGCTCCGGTTTTTTCCGAATCGATCACGAGGGATCGAAGCAGTACTTCCTCTTTGGTCAGAACTGTCAGTCCGGCGGTGCCGACGAGGGACTTGTCCTCTGTTTCCGCTACGATAAACTCGGTCGGCTGTTCATCATAGACCTGCTCCGTGACGCCTGCTTTGGCCAGGAGTCTCTGCAGCTGAAGCGTATCTTCCGGTTCTGCTTTTCTTACGATCACACCCACACGCGCTCATCCTTTCGGCAATAGAGTGGCGGCAGTGTTCAGGAGGTTTGTCCGTATTTTGACTGCCTTTTGCTACCACTCTATGTGCCGGTGAGCCCGATTATGCCAGGTGTTTAGGTTTTACGGGTTTAACCGAAGATCCGGTCTTTCAGCCCGCCGAAGAATTCAATGAAGAAAAATGTGACTTCTACTTCCTCCTCCTGCTGTTCTGCACTTTCGCTGTCGTCCCCGGATTGCTCCTCCTGGTCCACCGCATCCCCATTGGCGAAATCAAGGAAGCAGAGCGGCGGGAACAGGACGCACCACCAGTTATCACCGAGTCCGTCACCAAGGGAAACAAGGACTGCTTCGTACTCCCCAGCGGGATAAAGAAAATTGCCGTAAAGCTTGGTCGGAAATTGAACGTTCTCGTAGGAAACTTCAAACGACTGGCTGCTGCCTGCTCTCTCCAGTTCTTCTGCTACGATCTGATCCAGTTCATCCAGGCGGGATGAAATCAGTGTGCGGGCTTCATCAAGGGAATCAATCTCCTCAACCCATTCTGTGATCTGAACGTTGACCGCATCACGTATATTGCGCTTAGCCAGCTGATCCATCGGTGCGTTACTGTTTGCAAGAATTCTAAGGCGGATGGACTCTTCTGGAATAGCGTTCGGGTCGTTTGCAAAAGCAGGATTCACCTGCTGGGCTTCCCAGCTCATCATCATAACAATCAAAGCAATCATCGTATATATTGTGGATCTTTTTTGTCTCATTTTTCTGACACCTTCCTCTCACCAATAAGTCTGGTCATGGTGATAGGAAGCTAAACAGGGTTTCGTGCGACAGGTTGTGACAGAGCCGCGCGGATT encodes:
- the spoIIR gene encoding stage II sporulation protein R, which gives rise to MRQKRSTIYTMIALIVMMMSWEAQQVNPAFANDPNAIPEESIRLRILANSNAPMDQLAKRNIRDAVNVQITEWVEEIDSLDEARTLISSRLDELDQIVAEELERAGSSQSFEVSYENVQFPTKLYGNFLYPAGEYEAVLVSLGDGLGDNWWCVLFPPLCFLDFANGDAVDQEEQSGDDSESAEQQEEEVEVTFFFIEFFGGLKDRIFG
- a CDS encoding GNAT family N-acetyltransferase, whose amino-acid sequence is MGVIVRKAEPEDTLQLQRLLAKAGVTEQVYDEQPTEFIVAETEDKSLVGTAGLTVLTKEEVLLRSLVIDSEKTGAVFLLEFLETATAFARQKSFTSLYLMTSGQQGFLEQVGFSTLAENSIPHSLKQSEHYRKNVKRSPKVMHMCLTVNN